A genome region from Setaria italica strain Yugu1 chromosome III, Setaria_italica_v2.0, whole genome shotgun sequence includes the following:
- the LOC101754847 gene encoding condensin-2 complex subunit D3, translating into MDADEMDVDLDGAAAADHIDSPFSASASASPASASGSLPAVLNELAALHRRASSSFATSPSLSLPSITFLSSAPAAVASLFPRLAAAGIPASSLLPPLEASLSAHPLPAAVAYLRLLLAPASPLLTLFSPLPFLSLLLAIRKAAASAAGAANPSSGSGGGNPRKRKNQRHQPPPTQRAGPSLLPRALSLLADAAGRLPLRDHADARRSLVDTAAELAAFDVLAAVLGSDYHAEAVQDVIRALAPVVLSATKSATRVAAVQFLVTKLVPLGAEEGEDVVRKAVGYLPRYLAVKAPDKSEARALAVEAIVEVVRALGAEERESFAGYVVSMSKGKAKGRLLAVDLVLAMLLVLLPSDGDDCDLEEGSWGLKCLRMLVERCSDSVGGVRARALTNAAQALDVLSERGVEVDRLQEVMRIGDMGLGELLRRRCTDDKAAVRKAALVLITKAIGLIGRPIDESLLCAMGSACSDPLVSIRKAALAAISEVFRKFPDEKVMKEWLQAVPPLVIDSETSIQEECENLFLELVLNRICQASNLNLDDDTISLEKAFPEGTLDLLENICDGEVAPCIKKICASLGKKKKLKPLLANSLQNIITISESLWLRNRMPIENWTAPIGSWWLLSEVSSFAPKSVNWKFLSHHWKLLDNVGQDDRGKACSQVEPNSALWAVNRVSLLQTISNVSMELPVEPAAELAHSLLTRIENFDMNLSEVDAHVKSLKTLCKRKAKTAKEGDTLILKWAQQLIRSAVDILEQYLKEISESARGHSFVTPMSSKRKGKKQASTSKSTSEAVIAVFTVGSLILACPTANVKDITPLLHTIITSGNSESRPNNLVGGTISFKELAPSLYIQSWDTLAKICLVDDKVAKRYIPIFVQELERSDMATLRNNIMVAMADFYVRYTALVDCYMSKITKSLRDPCEVVRRQTFILLSKLLQRDYVKWRGILFLRFLPCLVDESEKIRHLADYLFGNILKAKAPLLAYNSFIEAIYVLNDCTGHGAYSESQGSSDRRPALFAIRGTDERSRSKRMHIYASLLKQMAPEHLLATSAKLCAEILAAVCDGLLSVDDAGGRAVLQDALQILACKEMRIHPNICAENTEMDDEGGEGGGGTASALLAAKGRAVTQVAKKNLIQIAVPIFIELKRLLESKNSPLTGCLMECLRALLKDYKNEIEEILVADKQLQKELLYDMQKYEAGKGKGKAAADSEAGPSGTARSPARQTPAAAAAAVHASARAAVRSVLKEVNRNTPLHSMSVPKVKSILGTAGPGSRLPGVLESVRRLQPFESDDEN; encoded by the exons ATGGACGCCGACGAGATGGACGTCGacctcgacggcgccgccgccgccgaccacatCGACTCCcccttctccgcctccgcctccgcgtccCCCGCGTCCGCCTCCGGCTCCCTCCCCGCCGTCCTCAACGAGCTCGccgccctccaccgccgcgcaTCCTCCTCCTTCGCCACCTCCCCGTCCCTGTCCCTCCCCTCCATCACCTTCctctcctccgcccccgccgccgtcgcgtcccTCTTCCCCCGTCTCGCCGCGGCCGGCATCCCGGCGTCCTCACTGCTCCCCCCGCTCGAGGCCTCCCTCTCTGCGCacccgctccccgccgccgtcgcgtacctccgcctcctcctcgccccggCCTCCCCGCTCCTCACGCTCTTCTCCCCGCTCCcgttcctctccctcctcctggcCATCCGcaaggccgccgcctccgccgccggcgctgccaaCCCTAGCTCCGGTTCCGGCGGTGGGAACCCCCGCAAGCGCAAGAACCAGcgccaccagccgccgccgacCCAGCGGGCGGGGCCGTCGCTCCTCCCGCGGGCGCTCTCTCtgctcgccgacgccgcggggCGGCTGCCGCTCCGGGACCACGCGGACGCGCGGCGGTCACTCGTGGAcaccgcggcggagctcgcggCGTTCGATGTCCTTGCCGCCGTCCTTGGATCCGACTACCACGCTGAGGCGGTGCAGGATGTGATACGCGCGCTGGCCCCGGTGGTGCTCTCTGCGACGAAATCTGCTACACGGGTGGCTGCGGTGCAGTTCCTTGTGACGAAGTTGGTGCCTTTGGGTGCCGAGGAAGGGGAGGATGTGGTGAGGAAGGCTGTGGGGTACCTGCCAAGGTACTTGGCTGTGAAGGCGCCGGATAAGTCAGAGGCCAGGGCACTGGCAGTGGAAGCAATTGTCGAAGTGGTGCGGGCATTGGGGGCAGAGGAAAGGGAGAGTTTTGCTGGGTATGTGGTGTCCATGTCAAAGGGCAAAGCGAAGGGGCGACTGCTTGCTGTGGATTTGGTCCTCGCAATGTTACTGGTCCTGTTGCCATCTGATGGGGATGACTGTGATCTGGAGGAAGGTTCTTGGGGCCTGAAGTGTCtccggatgttggtggagaggtGCTCTGATAGTGTGGGAGGGGTTCGAGCTCGGGCGTTAACGAATGCAGCCCAGGCGCTTGATGTTTTGTCTGAGAGAGGTGTTGAGGTTGATCGGTTGCAGGAGGTGATGAGGATTGGGGACATGGGGCTTGGGGAATTGCTGAGACGACGCTGCACTGATGATAAGGCTGCTGTGAGGAAGGCTGCGCTTGTGCTCATCACAAAGGCGATTGGTTTGATTGGGAGACCCATTGATGAGTCTCTACTTTGTGCAATGGGTTCTGCATGCTCTGATCCATTAGTCAGCATCCGCAAAGCTGCTCTTGCTGCCATCTCGGAGGTGTTTAGGAAATTTCCTGATGAGAAAGTGATGAAAGAGTGGCTTCAGGCTGTGCCTCCACTGGTGATTGATAGTGAGACAAGCATCCAGGAGGAATGTGAAAACCTCTTTCTCGAACTAGTGCTTAACAGGATCTGCCAAGCTTCCAATTTGAACCTGGATGATGATACCATCTCCTTGGAGAAAGCTTTTCCTGAAGGGACACTGGATTTGCTGGAAAACATTTGTGATGGAGAGGTTGCTCCATGCATAAAGAAGATATGTGCAAGCcttgggaagaagaagaagctgaaaCCACTGCTTGCTAATTCACTGCAGAACATCATAACAATTTCTGAATCCTTGTGGTTGAGAAATCGTATGCCAATTGAGAATTGGACTGCACCTATAGGGTCTTGGTGGCTTCTTTCTGAGGTCTCATCCTTTGCACCAAAATCGGTTAACTGGAAGTTCCTGTCCCACCACTGGAAACTCCTTGATAATGTTGGACAAGATGACAGAGGTAAAGCTTGTTCTCAAGTGGAACCAAACTCTGCACTATGGGCAGTTAATCGTGTATCACTCTTGCAAACTATTTCAAATGTCTCCATGGAGCTACCTGTGGAACCTGCAGCAGAATTGGCACACAGCTTGCTCACAAGGATTGAGAATTTTGATATGAACCTGAGTGAG GTTGATGCCCATGTAAAATCACTGAAAACTTTATGTAAAAGGAAAGCGAAAACAGCAAAGGAGGGTGATACACTGATCCTGAAGTGGGCGCAGCAACTTATTCGTAGTGCTGTTGACATCCTTGAGCAATACTTAAAAGAGATATCAGAATCAGCCAGGGGTCACAGTTTCGTTACTCCTATGAGTAGCAAACGCAAGGGAAAGAAACAGGCATCCACATCAAAGTCAACATCAGAAGCAGTTATTGCTGTATTCACTGTTGGATCGCTGATCCTAGCTTGCCCCACTGCCAATGTGAAAGACATAACTCCTTTGCTGCACACAATCATAACTTCTGGAAACTCTGAGTCGAGGCCAAACAATCTTGTTGGTGGGACCATATCTTTCAAAGAGTTAGCTCCATCATTATATATACAATCGTGGGATACATTGGCAAAAATATGCCTTGTAGATGACAAAGTGGCCAAGCGATATATTCCAATTTTTGTTCAG GAGCTTGAAAGGAGTGATATGGCTACCCTTCGGAATAATATCATGGTTGCAATGGCTGACTTCTATGTCCGTTATACTGCATTGGTTGACTG TTATATGTCAAAAATAACAAAATCACTGCGTGACCCCTGTGAAGTAGTACGAAGACAAACTTTTATTCTACTCTCCAAATTGCTGCAG AGGGACTACGTAAAGTGGAGAGGGATTCTCTTCCTTCGGTTTCTTCCATGTTTAGTTGATGAGTCAGAGAAGATAAGGCATTTGGCTGACTACCTTTTTGGGAACATCTTAAAAG CTAAAGCACCACTCCTTGCGTATAATAGTTTTATTGAAGCTATATATGTCCTAAATGATTGCACTGGACACGGTGCATATAGCGAGTCTCAGGGAAGTTCAGATAGACGACCTGCCCTTTTCGCAATTCG TGGTACTGACGAAAGGTCGAGGTCAAAACGAATGCACATTTATGCCTCTTTGCTTAAACAAATGGCACCAGAGCACCTTTTAGCCACATCAGCCAAATTATGTGCTGAGATCTTGGCAGCTGTTTGTGATGGCTTGCTCAGTGTTGATGATGCTGGTGGAAGGGCTGTACTTCAG GATGCTCTGCAAATACTGGCTTGCAAGGAGATGCGCATCCACCCCAACATCTGTGCAGAGAATACAGAGATGGACGACGAAGGTGGGGAAGGCGGAGGAGGAACAGCCAGCGCGCTCCTTGCGGCGAAAGGGAGGGCGGTGACCCAGGTTGCGAAGAAGAACCTGATCCAGATCGCAGTCCCCATCTTCATCGAGCTGAAGCGGCTGCTAGAGAGCAAGAACAGCCCGCTGACGGGGTGCCTGATGGAGTGCCTGCGCGCCCTGCTCAAGGACTACAAGAACGAGATCGAGGAGATCCTGGTGGCTGACAAGCAGCTCCAGAAGGAGCTCCTCTACGACATGCAGAAGTACGAAGCTGGGAAAGGGAAGGGCAAGGCCGCCGCCGATTCCGAGGCAGGCCCCAGCGGCACCGCCAGGTCCCCAGCCAGGCAGAcgcccgccgctgctgcggcggcggtccATGCATCTGCGAGAGCTGCTGTCAGGTCGGTGCTGAAGGAGGTGAACCGGAACACGCCGCTGCACTCGATGAGCGTGCCCAAGGTGAAGTCGATCTTGGGCACCGCCGGTCCTGGCTCTCGCCTCCCCGGTGTTCTGGAGTCGGTCAGGCGGCTTCAGCCGTTTGAGTCGGACGATGAGAACTAG